One genomic region from Maridesulfovibrio frigidus DSM 17176 encodes:
- a CDS encoding DNA integrity scanning protein DisA nucleotide-binding domain protein, translating to MSSESFANLCIFHIMDGLRDGLSHYSQTSRTALLYAVKPGDPLRVYDPQGLLKEHEPKLKEVYIDSDDWKAGSNHDDNTRLIEVIRSRDLTLAGLITCSARSSSIYYQRWFTEQHPNMCSTGPTESWMEYAALILSQDFATQNILRLESSGHLLREYSTHAVRDYMVDQRNRIMGWDTQLRVYPILDAVLGISKTKEEGAWARGDLIFIEPSDLDSLGYMAKFPENERPELKNHKHVRKLLQSVENSSRKLVSDGKCVVGISSCMPPNSSISASFKGEWGILQLAGAPVCSFADATFSSTNYKPNLVHLEEHLLELDINANDRHDLFKLANRMVTSATHQSHGCTIVLDFNDKPVKIAGQTLEVPLDLRDPEIRGLARSLTKLDGAVHIGKDVKVYGFACLLDGKSVFGENRARGARFNSALRFTAEHSNIIIIVVSSDKPVSIIQRGVELTARCEWTQHFACVSTPPTLDEWIEG from the coding sequence ATGAGCTCAGAATCTTTTGCCAACCTGTGCATCTTCCATATTATGGATGGGCTTCGTGATGGCCTTTCACACTATTCGCAAACAAGCCGTACCGCATTACTTTATGCAGTCAAACCGGGTGATCCACTACGAGTTTACGACCCGCAAGGGCTACTGAAAGAGCACGAGCCTAAATTAAAAGAAGTTTATATTGATTCAGATGACTGGAAAGCCGGAAGTAATCACGATGACAACACCCGTTTAATTGAAGTTATCAGGTCAAGGGACCTGACTCTCGCAGGGCTGATTACTTGCAGCGCACGCTCAAGCAGCATTTACTATCAGCGCTGGTTTACAGAGCAGCATCCAAATATGTGTTCCACAGGCCCAACCGAGAGCTGGATGGAATATGCTGCCCTTATACTATCTCAAGACTTCGCCACTCAAAATATTTTACGCCTCGAAAGCTCTGGCCACCTGTTGCGCGAATACTCAACCCATGCTGTTAGAGACTACATGGTTGATCAGCGAAATCGAATCATGGGATGGGACACACAGCTCAGGGTGTATCCAATTCTTGATGCAGTCCTTGGCATATCCAAAACAAAAGAAGAAGGTGCATGGGCGCGCGGCGACCTAATATTTATAGAACCATCTGATCTTGATTCGCTAGGCTACATGGCAAAGTTTCCTGAAAATGAAAGGCCGGAACTAAAGAATCATAAGCATGTAAGAAAACTTCTACAATCAGTTGAAAATTCGTCCAGAAAACTTGTATCCGATGGAAAATGCGTTGTCGGTATTTCTTCTTGCATGCCACCGAACTCATCTATTTCCGCCAGTTTCAAAGGGGAATGGGGAATTCTTCAGCTCGCCGGGGCCCCAGTCTGCAGCTTTGCGGACGCGACATTTTCCTCCACCAACTACAAGCCGAACTTGGTACATCTGGAAGAGCATCTGCTAGAACTTGATATCAATGCCAATGACCGTCATGATCTATTTAAACTCGCAAACAGAATGGTCACCAGCGCGACTCACCAAAGTCACGGCTGTACTATTGTTCTTGATTTTAATGATAAGCCTGTAAAAATTGCAGGGCAAACACTTGAGGTTCCCCTTGATCTCCGTGACCCGGAAATTCGAGGACTTGCAAGATCCCTCACCAAATTAGACGGAGCTGTTCATATTGGCAAAGATGTAAAAGTATATGGTTTTGCATGCTTGCTGGATGGCAAATCTGTTTTTGGAGAGAATCGCGCCAGAGGGGCCAGATTCAACTCTGCCCTACGTTTCACAGCTGAACATTCTAACATAATTATTATTGTCGTTTCTTCCGACAAACCAGTATCTATAATTCAACGCGGAGTTGAGCTAACAGCCCGTTGTGAATGGACCCAGCATTTTGCATGTGTCAGTACTCCACCCACCCTTGATGAATGGATAGAAGGATAA
- the thiD gene encoding bifunctional hydroxymethylpyrimidine kinase/phosphomethylpyrimidine kinase, whose protein sequence is MKSLPCVLTIAGSDSGGGAGIQADLKTISILGCYGASAITALTAQNTVTVAGIEAVSPEFVALQIETVCADINVKAAKTGMLFSAPIIRAVAASMVNKSIPLIVDPVCVASSGARLLKEDAIQAMKELFPLADLLTPNVPEAELFADMEIKTRDDIFKAIEILLEMGPKAVLIKGGHFDSVAATDWLGIKGEQPIPFMQQRVKTRNMHGTGCTLSAAIASGIAKRQNLVTSILAAQKYLNLGLRAGFEVGEGGGPPNHLAPMLINGMKEELMSGMHECGVRLSRMGGLSKLIPEIGLNIAAALPFASEMTDVAAYTGRISCTRKGEIIICGHPDFGASAHMAAVVLSVRKFNEDIFCTANLRYNESILDAVKECKFTEAWFDLADEPKQHMSSESSSLEWGINEALSHHDEATKVDVVCDPGEIGKEPIVRLLAKDFADLESKIALLLGAIEDQ, encoded by the coding sequence ATGAAATCGCTTCCATGTGTTTTGACCATAGCGGGGTCGGATTCCGGCGGTGGTGCCGGAATTCAAGCCGACCTTAAGACCATATCCATATTAGGATGTTATGGAGCAAGTGCCATAACTGCCCTTACCGCGCAGAATACAGTTACTGTCGCGGGCATTGAAGCTGTTTCGCCGGAATTTGTGGCGTTGCAGATTGAAACCGTTTGTGCGGATATCAATGTTAAGGCCGCAAAAACCGGAATGCTGTTTTCCGCTCCTATAATCAGAGCTGTTGCAGCATCTATGGTAAATAAATCTATTCCACTGATCGTCGATCCTGTTTGTGTCGCTTCCAGTGGCGCAAGACTTCTCAAAGAAGATGCCATTCAGGCAATGAAAGAGCTTTTTCCTTTAGCCGACTTACTTACTCCTAATGTGCCTGAAGCAGAGCTTTTTGCCGATATGGAGATTAAAACCCGTGATGATATATTTAAAGCTATCGAGATCCTTTTAGAAATGGGACCGAAGGCCGTGCTCATTAAAGGCGGACACTTTGACTCCGTAGCCGCTACGGACTGGCTTGGAATTAAGGGCGAACAGCCCATTCCATTTATGCAGCAGCGCGTTAAGACTAGAAATATGCATGGCACGGGATGTACTCTTTCTGCCGCTATTGCTTCAGGCATCGCGAAAAGGCAGAATCTTGTTACATCTATACTGGCTGCGCAGAAGTATTTGAATCTTGGGCTCAGAGCAGGATTTGAAGTAGGTGAGGGCGGAGGGCCTCCTAATCATCTTGCTCCTATGCTGATTAACGGTATGAAAGAAGAATTGATGTCTGGTATGCATGAGTGCGGAGTCAGGCTATCCCGTATGGGTGGATTGAGTAAGCTTATACCTGAGATTGGACTCAATATTGCCGCGGCCCTGCCATTTGCATCTGAAATGACTGATGTAGCTGCTTATACCGGACGCATCTCGTGTACTCGCAAAGGTGAGATCATAATTTGCGGGCATCCTGACTTTGGGGCTTCTGCACATATGGCCGCGGTGGTGCTTTCCGTTCGTAAATTTAATGAGGACATTTTCTGTACTGCCAATCTTAGATATAACGAAAGTATTTTAGACGCAGTAAAAGAGTGTAAATTCACAGAAGCATGGTTTGACCTTGCCGATGAGCCGAAACAGCACATGTCTAGCGAGAGTAGCTCTCTTGAATGGGGAATAAATGAAGCTCTTTCTCATCACGATGAAGCAACTAAGGTAGACGTGGTGTGTGATCCTGGCGAAATAGGCAAGGAACCTATAGTCCGCCTTTTGGCTAAAGATTTTGCCGATTTAGAGTCAAAGATAGCCCTTTTACTTGGAGCAATTGAAGATCAATAG
- a CDS encoding PocR ligand-binding domain-containing protein: protein MPSSSAPPFKITPDDKYMHELSFKDLIQFEELQNMLEVSYTATGMPAGIIDAFSGEFCAGAGWQKICSNFHRVHPKTSARCLASDTAITNKIKQGEHFGYKCSNGLWDIGVPIHCMGTHMSTLFLGQFFYVNEEPDIKFFRNQADQYGFDKKKYLEALAEVPRFTHEKVDEILKYNIALAAFLSDLASSIMKNKSEIEQRKLAEKKFRNLQTYLSNIIDSMPSALIGVSPDGKITQWNKNAEKISKIPAGQAIGMDLRKALPRLSSKMDQIKLAITCREKQFESAKPYIHNNKTRYEDLTIYPLIEDGVNGAVIRIDDVTERINMEKMMIQSEKMLSIGGLAAGMAHELNNPLAGMTVYANNIKKRLFEDLEKNIEAANECNISLTDFRKYLNQREIAHMLDGILGAGRRAASIINNVLNFSRKSEIKLRQHKITAILDNTLELIANDYSLTKEYDFKRIELVREYDHNIPEVYCEKNEIQQVFLNILKNGAETMAEKEYSDNNPRFICKISKQDKMVVVEIEDNGKGMDKITKARIFEPFYTTKGIGEGTGLGLSVSYFIITNQHSGFMGVQSELNSWTKFIIKLPIKGKKTD from the coding sequence ATGCCATCATCATCAGCCCCACCCTTTAAAATCACCCCTGACGATAAATATATGCATGAGTTATCCTTCAAAGACTTAATTCAATTTGAAGAGCTTCAGAACATGCTTGAAGTAAGTTACACCGCAACAGGAATGCCTGCTGGAATTATTGATGCATTTAGTGGAGAATTCTGTGCCGGAGCTGGATGGCAAAAAATATGCAGTAATTTTCATAGGGTTCACCCTAAAACAAGCGCACGCTGTTTAGCGAGTGACACGGCAATAACAAATAAAATCAAACAAGGAGAACACTTCGGCTACAAATGCAGTAACGGATTATGGGATATTGGTGTCCCCATACACTGCATGGGGACACATATGTCCACTCTTTTTCTCGGCCAATTCTTTTATGTAAATGAAGAGCCAGATATTAAATTTTTTAGAAATCAGGCGGACCAATACGGGTTCGACAAGAAAAAATATCTTGAAGCTCTCGCCGAAGTTCCTAGGTTCACTCACGAAAAAGTAGATGAAATCCTAAAATACAACATTGCGCTCGCTGCTTTTTTGTCTGACCTAGCCTCCAGTATCATGAAAAACAAATCTGAAATTGAACAAAGAAAACTGGCAGAAAAAAAATTTCGCAATTTGCAAACCTACCTTTCTAACATAATTGACTCTATGCCCTCAGCTCTTATCGGGGTTTCCCCTGATGGTAAAATCACACAATGGAATAAGAACGCTGAAAAGATATCAAAAATACCAGCCGGTCAGGCTATAGGAATGGACCTGCGAAAAGCACTTCCCAGGTTATCTTCAAAAATGGATCAAATAAAGCTGGCTATTACTTGCCGTGAAAAACAGTTTGAAAGCGCAAAGCCATATATACACAATAACAAAACAAGATATGAAGATCTGACAATATACCCATTGATAGAAGATGGAGTTAACGGGGCAGTCATCCGCATTGATGATGTTACGGAACGAATAAACATGGAAAAAATGATGATCCAGTCAGAGAAAATGTTATCCATAGGAGGCCTCGCAGCAGGCATGGCTCATGAACTGAACAATCCTCTGGCAGGGATGACCGTATACGCCAACAACATCAAAAAAAGACTCTTCGAAGACCTTGAAAAGAATATTGAAGCTGCCAACGAATGCAATATATCTTTGACCGACTTCCGTAAGTATCTAAACCAACGGGAGATAGCTCATATGCTTGATGGCATATTAGGTGCTGGAAGGCGCGCAGCTTCAATCATCAACAATGTACTCAATTTCAGCCGCAAAAGTGAAATAAAACTTAGGCAGCACAAAATCACAGCTATTTTAGATAATACACTGGAACTAATTGCTAACGACTATAGCTTAACTAAAGAATATGATTTCAAAAGAATTGAACTTGTTCGGGAATATGATCATAATATTCCTGAAGTTTATTGTGAAAAAAATGAAATCCAGCAGGTCTTTCTTAATATATTAAAAAACGGAGCGGAGACAATGGCGGAAAAAGAATATTCCGACAATAATCCCCGCTTCATCTGCAAAATTAGTAAGCAAGATAAAATGGTTGTTGTAGAAATAGAAGATAATGGCAAAGGAATGGACAAGATAACAAAAGCAAGAATATTTGAACCGTTCTATACGACTAAAGGTATAGGTGAAGGCACAGGACTTGGACTTTCAGTCTCTTACTTTATTATAACAAACCAACATAGCGGGTTTATGGGCGTTCAATCGGAACTTAATTCATGGACTAAATTCATCATCAAACTTCCAATCAAAGGGAAAAAAACAGATTAA
- a CDS encoding replicative DNA helicase, which translates to MNTSAPPHNLELERAVISAVLRTSGKNIDSLLPIIKSEDYFYSPIHRNIWNTFLAMHREYVPIDLVTLNNRLMNNGRSEACGGAHFLAELSNDIEPVHHVTRWAKELESHAQRRTMAQLGQNLIEHAYSGDADPSEFAASAQKTIDSVLEGRVDVAAQKPSEIMKGYVKYLEDLESRGGDGIKTHLYKLNSITGGMIPGEIIILAGRPSNGKTALALNFALHAIHQKVPVGIFSLEMMRYLLVNRLLSSTHGVEGMRFRDGKFSETDWNNIYEFAQWFDGKDPWLRIWDKPSLSASELRAQCRRWKKEFGLRYAIIDYIQLLRPDSRGGSREREVAEISRMLKETATECGISILVLAQLNREVENRKSKIPLLSDLRESGAIEQDADQVIFIRPWDPKTVDDIVEVTLDVAKSRNSTTGSLVTAYRRKRLQFLNENEKDWSWLDF; encoded by the coding sequence ATGAACACATCTGCACCTCCCCATAATCTTGAGCTTGAAAGAGCTGTTATCAGTGCTGTTTTACGAACCAGTGGTAAAAACATTGATTCTCTGCTTCCTATTATAAAATCAGAGGACTATTTCTACAGTCCCATCCATCGAAATATTTGGAATACCTTTTTGGCCATGCATCGGGAGTACGTTCCGATTGATCTTGTCACGCTCAATAATCGGCTAATGAACAATGGTCGTTCTGAGGCGTGTGGGGGTGCACATTTTCTTGCTGAGTTATCCAATGATATTGAACCTGTGCATCACGTTACAAGGTGGGCTAAGGAGCTAGAGAGTCATGCTCAGCGCAGAACCATGGCGCAGCTCGGCCAGAATCTTATTGAGCATGCCTATTCCGGCGATGCTGATCCGTCTGAGTTCGCAGCGTCCGCGCAGAAAACCATCGATTCCGTTCTTGAGGGACGAGTAGATGTGGCTGCGCAGAAGCCTTCCGAGATTATGAAAGGTTATGTTAAGTATCTTGAAGATCTTGAATCGCGAGGCGGAGACGGTATTAAAACACATCTCTATAAGCTCAATTCAATCACTGGTGGAATGATTCCCGGTGAAATTATTATTCTTGCCGGTCGTCCATCTAATGGAAAGACCGCACTTGCCTTGAATTTCGCACTTCACGCAATTCATCAAAAAGTTCCTGTCGGTATTTTTTCACTTGAAATGATGAGATATCTGCTCGTCAACCGTCTGCTGTCCTCGACTCATGGAGTTGAAGGGATGCGGTTTCGTGATGGCAAATTTTCAGAAACTGACTGGAATAATATCTATGAATTTGCTCAGTGGTTTGATGGGAAGGATCCGTGGCTTCGTATTTGGGACAAGCCTTCGCTTTCTGCTTCTGAGCTGCGCGCTCAGTGTCGGCGTTGGAAAAAGGAATTTGGATTAAGGTACGCAATCATAGATTACATCCAATTGCTTCGTCCTGATTCGCGTGGTGGATCACGAGAGAGGGAAGTTGCTGAGATCTCGCGTATGCTCAAAGAGACGGCGACTGAATGTGGGATATCTATACTCGTTCTGGCGCAGCTCAACCGCGAGGTTGAAAATCGCAAGAGCAAGATTCCTCTGCTTTCGGATCTGCGTGAGTCTGGAGCGATTGAACAGGATGCGGATCAGGTTATTTTTATCCGGCCATGGGATCCGAAGACAGTAGATGACATTGTTGAGGTGACGCTTGATGTGGCTAAGAGCAGGAACTCGACAACAGGTAGCTTGGTAACAGCGTATCGGCGCAAGCGGCTCCAGTTCCTGAATGAGAATGAAAAGGATTGGAGCTGGTTGGATTTTTGA
- a CDS encoding YgiQ family radical SAM protein: MTKTIIAPQKKQPTFLPMTREEMDRLGWDRPDILLVSGDSYIDHPSFGIPLLGRVLTAHGYKVALVCQPNWNDTSQIEALGRPRLYAGVSAGAMDSMLSHYTSFRKKRSDDAYTPGGKAGARPNRACIIYTNLVKKAFKGLPVIIGGIEASLRRVSHFDFWTDKVRKTILMDSKADLLIYGMGERAMLEAANRLSQKEYGSASVLKGIGGTAFMGTPDDLPADAEVIELPSHQEILDDPQLLMTATLALEEQVHHGKAWAIQPTDKRHVVIAPPAKYLCTQELDWVYTLPFSRRSHPSYEGKGRIPAAEMIEFSITSHRGCGGGCSFCSIAMHQGRHIRSRTKKSIMAEATNMNSHSDFKGSISDIGGPSANMWNAKCSLEREKCKRKSCLTPNVCPNFDYDQKANLNLLKQTKQLEGIKHVRVASGVRFDLGMKDRKSLREIFKDFVGGQLKVAPEHIAPDVLKHMRKPDLPVFESFLELFEVESSNAGKDQYVIPYLMSAFPGCTDADMRMLASWLKEKGWSPKQVQCFIPTPGTVATAMYYTGKAPNGDPIFVARTDAQRLRQHGILIPDSGRDPRSIRHKGNQSDTDKNSDASKSYRSDRNSKPDKKAKSGKKPATDRKPPKKGSKESRNSNDSRSSKDFKGKDNYKSKGKSDSFKKKNKKR, translated from the coding sequence ATGACAAAAACAATTATCGCACCACAAAAGAAGCAGCCGACATTCCTGCCAATGACTCGAGAAGAAATGGACAGGCTCGGCTGGGATAGACCTGACATCCTGCTCGTATCCGGCGATAGCTATATAGACCACCCAAGCTTCGGAATACCGCTTCTAGGCAGAGTACTTACCGCACACGGTTACAAAGTTGCCCTCGTCTGCCAGCCAAATTGGAACGACACCTCGCAGATTGAGGCCCTAGGCCGTCCGCGCCTTTATGCTGGAGTCTCAGCTGGTGCGATGGATTCAATGCTCTCCCACTATACTTCCTTTCGCAAAAAACGGAGCGACGACGCATATACCCCTGGCGGCAAAGCCGGAGCACGCCCCAACCGCGCATGTATCATATATACCAACCTAGTTAAAAAGGCTTTCAAAGGTCTACCTGTTATCATAGGTGGCATTGAAGCTTCACTGCGCCGAGTGTCGCACTTTGATTTCTGGACAGATAAAGTCCGCAAAACAATCCTCATGGACAGCAAGGCAGATTTACTCATCTATGGTATGGGTGAACGGGCCATGCTCGAAGCGGCAAACCGGTTATCGCAGAAGGAATACGGTTCCGCCTCTGTGCTTAAAGGAATTGGTGGCACAGCCTTTATGGGTACTCCTGACGATCTTCCAGCGGACGCAGAAGTTATAGAGCTTCCTTCGCACCAAGAAATTTTAGATGACCCACAGCTGCTTATGACCGCTACACTCGCCCTTGAGGAGCAGGTTCATCACGGTAAAGCATGGGCGATTCAGCCGACAGACAAACGTCATGTGGTAATTGCGCCCCCCGCGAAATACCTTTGCACGCAAGAACTAGACTGGGTCTATACTCTACCCTTCTCCAGACGTTCGCACCCTTCGTATGAGGGCAAAGGACGCATCCCTGCGGCTGAGATGATCGAATTCAGTATAACATCTCATCGCGGTTGCGGTGGCGGTTGCTCATTCTGCTCTATTGCCATGCACCAAGGGCGACATATCCGCTCACGCACGAAAAAGTCTATTATGGCTGAAGCCACTAATATGAACTCTCATAGTGATTTCAAAGGCTCTATTTCAGATATCGGCGGTCCAAGCGCCAATATGTGGAACGCTAAATGCTCACTCGAAAGAGAAAAGTGCAAACGCAAAAGTTGCCTTACTCCTAACGTCTGTCCGAATTTTGATTATGATCAAAAGGCGAATCTCAATCTGCTGAAACAGACTAAACAGCTAGAAGGCATTAAACATGTACGCGTAGCAAGCGGCGTGCGCTTTGACTTGGGAATGAAAGATCGCAAAAGTTTGCGTGAAATTTTTAAAGATTTTGTCGGTGGTCAGCTAAAAGTTGCGCCCGAGCATATTGCTCCTGACGTTCTTAAACATATGCGCAAACCCGATCTACCAGTATTCGAAAGTTTCCTAGAACTGTTCGAAGTTGAATCCTCCAATGCGGGCAAAGATCAATACGTTATACCATACCTGATGAGCGCCTTCCCGGGCTGTACTGACGCAGATATGCGTATGCTGGCAAGCTGGCTAAAGGAAAAAGGCTGGTCCCCGAAACAGGTGCAGTGCTTCATTCCAACCCCCGGCACGGTTGCTACAGCCATGTATTACACAGGCAAAGCGCCTAACGGCGACCCTATCTTTGTAGCAAGAACAGATGCCCAGCGCCTTAGACAGCACGGCATACTTATTCCAGATTCTGGCCGCGACCCTAGAAGCATACGCCACAAAGGAAACCAATCTGATACGGATAAAAATTCCGATGCGAGCAAAAGTTATAGATCGGATAGAAATTCTAAACCTGACAAAAAGGCTAAATCTGGTAAAAAGCCAGCAACAGATAGAAAGCCTCCCAAAAAAGGCTCAAAAGAATCTAGAAACTCAAACGACTCTAGAAGTTCAAAAGATTTTAAAGGTAAAGATAATTATAAAAGCAAAGGTAAATCTGACTCGTTCAAGAAAAAGAATAAAAAGAGGTAA